One segment of Fusarium oxysporum f. sp. lycopersici 4287 chromosome 7, whole genome shotgun sequence DNA contains the following:
- a CDS encoding diphosphomevalonate decarboxylase, whose amino-acid sequence MSDTKVYRASTTAPVNIAVVKYWGKRDAKLNLPTNSSLSVTLSQADLRTLTTASCSSTFTDGDSLTLNGESSDISGARTQACFRELRSRRAALEAADSSLPKLSTYPLKLVSENNFPTAAGLASSAAGFAALVQAIALLYELPDSPSDLSLVARQGSGSACRSLFGGYVAWRMGEKEDGSDSKADLVAPASHWPDMRALILVVSAAKKGVSSTSGMQQTVATSGLFKERIANVVPANMTAMEEAIKNKDFPKFAEVTMRDSNSFHATCADTYPPIFYMNDVSRAAIRAVEYINEKAGRTIAAYTFDAGPNCVVYYEEKDADTVVGTFYQALQGVGGFKEGAASAKSSVELESALASTLKEGVSRVISTGVGEGPIKTDEYLVGEDGQAVRR is encoded by the exons ATGTCCGATACCAAGGTCTACCGCGCCAGCACCACTGCGCCAGTCAACATCGCCGTTGTCAA ATACTGGGGAAAGCGCGATGCTAAGCTCAACCTCCCTACCAACAGCTCCCTCTCCGTAACCCTCTCGCAAGCCGATCTCCGAACCCTCACAACAGCCTCGTGCTCGAGCACCTTCACCGATGGCGACAGCCTCACTCTCAACGGAGAGTCCTCCGACATCTCTGGCGCCCGTACACAGGCTTGCTTCCGCGAGCTTCGATCCCGCCGCGCCGCTCTCGAGGCCGCCGACTCCTCGCTCCCCAAGCTGTCTACATACCCCCTGAAGCTCGTCTCCGAGAATAACTTCCCCACTGCTGCTGGccttgcttcttcagctgctggtTTCGCTGCGCTTGTCCAGGCTATCGCTCTTCTGTACGAGCTTCCCGACTCGCCTTCTGATCTTTCGCTCGTCGCTAGACAAGGTTCTGGATCTGCTTGCCGCAGTCTCTTCGGTGGATATGTTGCGTGGAGAATgggcgagaaggaggatggaaGCGACTCCAAGGCCGACCTTGTCGCTCCCGCTTCACACTGGCCTGACATGCGAGCTCTGATCCTCGTTGTCAGCGCCGCCAAGAAGGGTGTTTCTTCTACCTCCGGCATGCAGCAGACCGTTGCTACCTCTGGTCTCTTCAAGGAGAGAATAGCAAACGTTGTCCCCGCCAACATGACCGCCATGGAGGaggccatcaagaacaaggacttCCCTAAGTTCGCCGAGGTCACCATGCGCGACTCCAACTCTTTCCACGCTACTTGCGCCGATACCTATCCTCCCATCTTCTACATGAACGACGTTTCCCGCGCTGCTATTCGTGCTGTTGAGTACATCAACGAGAAGGCTGGCAGGACCATTGCCGCCTACACTTTCGACGCTGGTCCCAACTGTGTTGTCTACTACgaggagaaggatgctgATACTGTTGTCGGTACTTTCTACCAAGCGCTCCAGGGTGTTGGCGGTTTCAAGGAGGGTGCTGCTAGCGCCAAGTCCAGCGTTGAGCTTGAGAGTGCTCTTGCTTCTACTTTGAAGGAGGGTGTGAGCAGAGTTATTTCCACTGGTGTTGGTGAGGGTCCTATCAAGACTGATGAATACCTCGTTGGAGAGGACGGTCAGGCTGTTCGACGATAG
- a CDS encoding cytochrome c heme-lyase, which produces MADKDACPVDHKSREAWLAQAREAEAAKAKAAGCPVDHTAQAQSKSWSQTFSSYLPWSSSKPAPPPTQIPSNDGLDTDRVVSTIPRTSGGPAACPVDHGKEPAKPANHEMETGVDPSGNWVYPSEKMFFDAMKRKGYDARVADMKTVVPIHNAVNERAWKEIKEWETPYLKGTKCDGPKLESFANKMDRMTPTARFNTILGYTAPFDRHDWVIDRCGTRVDYVIDFYAGRPDGKGGPSFYLDVRPKLNTWEGVKMRAKRWAFLA; this is translated from the exons ATGGCAGACAAAGACGCTTGTCCCGTCGATCACAAATCCCGCGAAGCATGGCTCGCTCAGGCCCGTGAAGCCGAAGccgcaaaagcaaaagcagcTGGATGTCCAGTCGACCACACAGCGCAAGCGCAGTCGAAATCATGGTCTCAAACATTCTCGTCATATCTCCCATGGTCCTCGAGCAAACCTGCCCCGCCGCCTACGCAAATACCTTCGAACGACGGTCTTGATACTGATCGCGTTGTATCCACGATTCCACGAACATCTGGCGGACCTGCGGCGTGTCCGGTAGATCATGGAAAAGAGCCTGCAAAGCCTGCGAATCACGAAATGGAGACTGGTGTAGATCCCTCCGGCAACTGGGTCTATCCTTCGGAGAAGATGTTTTTCGATGCGATGAAGCGAAAGGGTTACGATGCGAGGGTAGCGGACATGAAGACTGTTGTGCCGATTCACAATGCTGTTAATGAAAGAGCTtggaaggagatcaaggagtGGGAAACGCCGTATCTCAAGGGCACCAA ATGTGATGGACCTAAGCTCGAATCTTTCGCCAACAAGATGGATCGCATGACTCCCACCGCTCGCTTTAATACTATTCTCGGCTACACGGCGCCGTTCGATCGACACGATTGGGTTATCGACCGATGCGGTACGAGGGTTGACTACGTTATTGACTTTTACGCCGGACGACCAGATGGAAAGGGCGGACCGAGTTTCTATCTTGATGTGCGGCCGAAGCTGAATACATGGGAGGGCGTTAAGATGCGAGCCAAGAGATGGGCATTCCTAGCATAG
- a CDS encoding protein BTN1 (At least one base has a quality score < 10): MSGLSPSASGLLPMPGAPSSSWAVYKARAAAMMGHHDTKVIVAFWLFGLINNVLYVIILSAAQDLVGSIPKGVVLLADVVPSFLTKLIAPYFIHRIPYCMRVLIFIVLSVVGMLMVALTPRTQSVAIKLVGVVLASISAGGGELSFLGLTHFYGPMSLAGWGSGTGAAGLVGAGLYVMFTDWWGLSVRSSLLISACFPAIMFISFFVILPLGPLREGTTRKDYDAIPDLEDEDVNHMDQGTASSALLAPGPSVAATAYSAHNTQDTLTMRDRLKKVKVLFVPYMLPLLLVYVAEYTINQGVAPTLLFPLDESPFDEFRDFYPMYGFLYQLGVFISRSSTPFLRIHHLYLPSMLQVANLVFLTFHAVYFFLPSVYIVFIIIFWEGLLGGGVYVNCFAEIMENVPPEDREFSLGATTVSDSGGISIAGLISIVMETKLCNYQVAHGRDWCRRISAQGQ, translated from the exons ATGTCCGGTCTCTCACCGTCTGCCTCTGGATTGCTCCCTATGCCAGGCGCGCCTTCGTCATCTTGGGCTGTGTACAAAGCGAGAGCTGCAGCCATGATGGGCCATCATGATACGAAGGTGATTGTAGCCTTTTGGCTTTTTG GCCTCATCAATAATGTCCTCTACGTGATCATCCTCTCCGCCGCCCAAGACCTCGTCGGCTCCATCCCCAAGGGCGTCGTCCTCCTCGCCGATGTCGTTCCCTCGTTCCTCACCAAGTTGATCGCACCGTACTTTATCCACCGAATACCGTATTGCATGCGAGTCCTTATATTCATAGTGCTTTCTGTGGTTGGCATGCTCATGGTAGCCCTGACACCGCGCACGCAGTCCGTCGCGATCAAGCTCGTCGGTGTTGTCCTGGCGAGTATAAGCGCTGGCGGTGGTGAGTTGAGCTTCCTTGGCTTGACGCATTTCTACGGCCCGATGAGCCTCGCCGGCTGGGGGTCTGGGACTGGTGCTGCAGGTTTGGTCGGTGCAGGCCTCTACGTGATGTTTACGGACTGGTGGGGATTGAGCGTGCGTAGCAGTTTGCTAATCTCGGCGTGTTTCCCTGCGATTATGTTTATCAGCTTCTTCGTGATATTGCCGCTTGGACCTCTAAGGGAGGGCACGACTCGAAAGGACTACGATGCGATCCCGGACctcgaggatgaggatgtgAACCACATGGATCAAGGAACTGCTTCGTCGGCGCTCTTGGCTCCTGGGCCTTCTGTCGCGGCGACTGCATACTCTGCGCATAATACGCAAGACACACTCACGATGCGAGACAGGTTGAAGAAAGTGAAGGTGTTGTTTGTCCCATACATGCTCCCGCTGCTACTGGTGTACGTGGCCGAGTACACGATCAACCAAGGAGTTGCACCCACATTGCTATTCCCTCTGGACGAGTCGCCGTTCGATGAGTTTCGAGATTTCTACCCCATGTACGGGTTCCTCTACCAACTCGGCGTCTTTATCTCCCGATCATCTACGCCATTTCTACGTATCCACCATTTATACCTCCCATCGATGCTGCAAGTTGCAAACCTTGTATTTCTCACATTCCACGCCGTTTACTTCTTCCTTCCATCAGTCTACATCGTCTTTATCATAATATTTTGGGAAGGTTTGCTAGGTGGAGGTGTCTACGTCAACTGCTTCGCCGAGATCATGGAGAATGTGCCACCCGAGGATAGAGAATTTAGTCTTGGAGCAACGACTGTCAGCGATAGCGGTGGAATCTCTATCGCTGGACTCATCAGTATCGTGATGGAGACGAAGCTTTGTAATTATCAAGTGGCGCATGGAAGGGATTGGTGCCGTCGTATTTCTGCACAAGGTCAATGA